From the genome of Papaver somniferum cultivar HN1 chromosome 2, ASM357369v1, whole genome shotgun sequence, one region includes:
- the LOC113348425 gene encoding fructose-bisphosphate aldolase, cytoplasmic isozyme 1-like — protein sequence MSAFVGKYADELIKNAKYIATPGKGILAADESTGTIGKRLSSINVENIEANRQALRELLFTSPNALSYLSGVILFEETLYQKTSDGKPFVEVLQENNVIPGIKVDKGTVDISGTNGETTTQGFDSLGARCAQYYKAGARFAKWRAVLKIGPTEPSELSIQQNAQGLARYAIICQENGLVPIVEPEILTDGNHDIKKCAAVTETVLAACYKALNDHHVLLEGTLLKPNMVTPGSDSPKVTPEEIAEYTVTALRRTVPPAVPGIVFLSGGQSEEQATVNLNAMNKLDVLKPWTLSFSFGRALQSSTLKTWAGKEENVGKAQDNFSQRCKANSEATLGTYAGSDGSGLASESLYVEGYKY from the exons ATGTCTGCATTTGTTGGCAAATACGCAG ATGAGCTGATCAAGAATGCCAAGTACATTGCGACGCCAGGCAAAGGGATCCTCGCTGCAGATGAAAGTACCGGCACAATCGGAAAACGTCTCTCAAGCATCAATGTCGAGAACATCGAAGCAAACCGTCAAGCTCTGCGTGAACTCCTTTTCACCTCCCCCAATGCGCTTTCCTACTTGTCAGGTGTTATTCTCTTCGAGGAAACTCTTTACCAGAAAACTTCAGATGGAAAGCCTTTTGTAGAAGTTCTGCAAGAGAACAATGTTATCCCAGGCATCAAAGTTGACAAGGGAACAGTTGATATTTCTGGGACAAATGGTGAAACAACAACACAAGGATTTGATTCGCTCGGAGCCCGGTGTGCGCAGTACTACAAAGCTGGTGCACGTTTCGCTAAGTGGCGTGCTGTGTTAAAAATTGGACCTACGGAGCCATCTGAGCTCTCCATACAGCAAAATGCTCAGGGACTCGCTCGTTACGCCATCATTTGTCAGGAAAATGGTTTGGTTCCTATTGTAGAACCAGAGATTTTAACTGACGGTAACCACGATATTAAGAAATGTGCTGCTGTGACTGAGACTGTATTAGCAGCTTGTTACAAGGCTTTGAATGATCACCATGTGCTCTTAGAAGgaactcttttgaaaccaaatATGGTTACTCCTGGATCTGACAGCCCCAAG GTTACTCCAGAAGAGATTGCAGAGTACACGGTAACTGCTCTTCGTCGCACTGTACCACCAGCAGTTCCAGGGATTGTGTTTCTGTCAGGCGGACAAAGCGAGGAACAAGCAACTGTGAATTTGAACGCAATGAATAAGTTAGATGTTTTAAAGCCGTGGACGCTGTCTTTCTCGTTTGGACGAGCATTGCAATCAAGTACCCTGAAAACATGGGCGGGTAAAGAAGAGAATGTGGGCAAGGCACAAGATAATTTCTCGCAAAGGTGCAAAGCAAACTCTGAAGCAACTCTGGGGACATATGCTGGAAGTGACGGCAGTGGTTTGGCTTCAGAAAGTTTGTATGTCGAGGGTTACAAGTACTGA